The Deltaproteobacteria bacterium genome contains a region encoding:
- a CDS encoding glycosyltransferase family 4 protein has protein sequence MTRPVPLTIWIGFPAPYQNDLLEALEATGRVDLHVVFARHLPADRLELGWKARLGSYRHRFLSDGDALSLAARLAWRQRHRVHVVNGIWMEAPFAVALSTLAGAGSRYLIFSESPDARAPRPLPLRITRRALGTAIARAATGALAVSHFALDYYRALGVPERGLYPFGYFCRGADREAVAPHRRPDRLEVLYLGQLVHRKGLDLLLEAIRPLLRQSARLHLAIAGAGPERAELERRVAEVGLAGRVRLEGPVASHEVLGRIAAADLLALPSRWDGWGIVVNEALSVGVPVLISDRCGAMDLVRQGVNGYVHTSESVASLRANLEAFVRLGPAERLHMRQAALQTGEQLRVRRAAEYLIDCVEHALKRRAMPPAIPWLEARASRTRRQSRPDRHPACAGPSAPAP, from the coding sequence GTGACCCGACCTGTCCCGCTCACGATCTGGATCGGCTTCCCCGCTCCGTACCAGAACGACCTGCTGGAGGCCCTGGAGGCGACGGGCCGCGTGGACCTGCACGTCGTCTTCGCGCGCCACCTGCCCGCCGATCGCCTAGAGCTCGGCTGGAAGGCGCGGCTCGGCAGCTACCGGCACCGGTTCCTCTCCGACGGGGACGCGCTCTCTCTGGCCGCACGCCTCGCGTGGCGGCAGCGGCACCGCGTGCACGTGGTGAACGGCATCTGGATGGAGGCGCCCTTCGCGGTGGCCCTGAGCACCCTCGCGGGGGCAGGCTCCCGCTACCTCATCTTCTCGGAGTCCCCGGATGCGCGCGCCCCGCGTCCCCTTCCGCTGCGCATCACTCGCCGGGCCCTCGGCACCGCCATCGCGCGAGCCGCCACCGGGGCTCTGGCCGTGTCGCACTTCGCCCTCGACTACTATCGCGCGCTCGGCGTGCCGGAGCGTGGCCTCTACCCCTTCGGCTACTTCTGCCGGGGCGCGGACCGGGAGGCCGTCGCGCCGCACCGGCGCCCCGACCGGCTCGAGGTCCTGTATCTGGGGCAGCTCGTCCATCGCAAGGGGCTCGACCTGCTCCTCGAGGCCATCCGCCCGCTGCTGCGGCAGTCGGCGCGGCTGCACCTCGCGATCGCCGGCGCCGGCCCCGAGCGTGCGGAGCTCGAGCGGCGCGTCGCGGAGGTGGGCCTCGCCGGGAGGGTGCGGCTCGAAGGACCCGTGGCCTCGCACGAGGTCCTTGGCCGCATCGCCGCGGCCGACCTGCTCGCGCTCCCCTCGCGCTGGGACGGCTGGGGGATCGTGGTGAACGAGGCGCTCTCCGTAGGCGTGCCGGTGCTGATCTCCGACCGGTGCGGCGCGATGGACCTGGTGCGGCAGGGCGTGAACGGCTACGTGCACACCAGCGAGAGCGTGGCGTCTCTGCGCGCGAACCTCGAGGCCTTCGTCCGCCTCGGCCCGGCCGAACGCCTCCACATGCGGCAGGCCGCGCTCCAGACCGGCGAGCAGCTCCGGGTCCGTCGGGCGGCGGAGTACCTCATCGACTGCGTGGAACACGCCCTCAAGCGGCGCGCCATGCCCCCCGCTATTCCGTGGCTCGAAGCCCGAGCTTCTCGTACACGGCGGCAAAGTCGACCCGATCGCCACCCGGCATGCGCTGGGCCGAGTGCTCCTGCTCCTTGA